In a genomic window of Cyclopterus lumpus isolate fCycLum1 chromosome 13, fCycLum1.pri, whole genome shotgun sequence:
- the p4ha3 gene encoding prolyl 4-hydroxylase subunit alpha-3, translated as MYTSLLNVKQAISVEQKLIDYLRIYIDHESERLEDIKRFYDKVSDLHTELYKGPAAAMANPLAAFTLIKRLHSEWQNVVNSNEALENSQALRSSYKAEEDDLPTLEDLQGAAKGLMRLQDVYALQVASLVRGRFQRVTDGRPTDVYLSTVSVPLSGDDCFLVGKVAYEQEDYYHSVQWLEESVRLFRGTGGEWSPENEGTLEDALDHLAFSHFKVGNVSYALSLSQELLHHDPMNGRVLQNIEKYEKLLVSSPPISMIVDGLKRPTSNHLRTRDTYERLCQTQGSKPMQFKNPKLFCDYFTNGNPQLLLLPVRREVLSLQPYVVVYHNFITDTEAEDIKRTSHPGLKRSVVAAGEKQATAEYRISKSAWLKGSAHSTVGKLDHKISMLTGLNVKHPYGEYLQVVNYGIGGHYEPHFDHATSPSSPVFKLKTGNRVATFMIYLSSVEAGGSTAFIYANFSVPVMEKAAIFWWNLHRNGQGDADTLHAGCPVLIGDKWVANKWIHEHGQEFQHRCSLNPEE; from the exons ATGTATACGTCGCTGCTGAACGTGAAGCAGGCGATCAGTGTTGAACAGAAGCTGATCGATTATTTGAGAATTTACATCGACCACGAGTCCGAGCGACTGGAGGACATCAAGCG CTTTTATGACAAAGTGTCAGACCTTCACACTGAACTTTACAAAGGCCCGGCAGCCGCAATGGCAAACCCGCTGGCGGCATTCACCCTGATCAAGAGGCTGCATTCAGAGTGGCAGAATGTAGTCAACAGCAATGAAGCCCTGGAGAACTCACAAG CCCTCAGGTCGAGTTACAAGGCGGAAGAGGACGATCTGCCCACACTGGAAGACCTCCAGGGAGCCGCCAAGGGGCTGATGAGGCTGCAGGATGTGTATGCTCTTCAGGTTGCGAGCCTCGTTAGGGGTCGTTTCCAGAGAGTCACTGATGGCAGGCCTACTGATGTCTACCTGTCCACAGTGTCTGTCCCGCTGTCTGGTGATGACTGCTTTCTGGTTGGAAAG GTGGCCTACGAGCAGGAAGACTACTACCACTCAGTGCAGTGGTTGGAGGAGTCGGTGCGTCTCTTCAGGGGAACAGGAGGCGAGTGGAGCCCTGAGAATGAAGGGACTTTAGAGGACGCTCTGGATCACCTGGCCTTCTCTCATTTTAAAGTAG GAAATGTCTCATACGCTCTCAGTTTATCTCAGGAGTTACTGCATCAtg ATCCAATGAATGGAAGGGTTTTGCAGAATATTGAGAAATACGAGAAGCTGCTGGTTTCAAGTCCGCCGATATCAATGATTGTAGATGGGCTGAAGAGACCCACCTCCAATCATTTAAGGACCAGGGACACTTACGAGAGGCTCTGCCAGACACAAGGCTCTAAG CCAATGCAGTTTAAAAACCCCAAACTTTTCTGTGACTACTTCACCAACGGGAATCCTCAACTGCTACTTCTGCCGGTAAGACGTGAAGTGCTGAGCCTGCAGCCGTATGTGGTCGTGTACCACAACTTCATCACTGACACGGAGGCTGAGGACATCAAGAGGACCTCCCATCCAGGA TTGAAACGATCTGTGGTGGCAGCAGGAGAAAAACAAGCAACAGCAGAGTATCGCATCAGCAAGAG TGCATGGCTGAAGGGCTCAGCGCACTCCACTGTTGGGAAGCTGGATCACAAGATCTCCATGCTCACAGGTTTGAATGTGAAGCATCCATATGGCGAGTACCTCCAAGTAGTTAATTATGGGATTGGTGGCCATTATGAACCTCACTTTGACCATGCTACA TCGCCTTCGAGTCCCGTGTTCAAGCTGAAAACTGGGAATCGAGTGGCAACCTTTATGATATAT CTCAGCTCTGTCGAGGCAGGTGGGTCCACAGCCTTCATCTATGCCAACTTCAGCGTTCCTGTCATGGAG aAAGCTGCCATTTTCTGGTGGAATCTCCATAGAAACGGTCAAGGAGACGCAGACACGCTACATGCTGGCTGCCCCGTACTCATTGGGGACAAATGGG TGGCAAACAAATGGATCCATGAGCATGGCCAAGAGTTCCAACATCGCTGCAGCCTGAATCCTGAAGAGTGA